TTGTAGAATAGCTGAGCGAGTCCCAGAAAGGAGCCATTACGCATTTAAACGTTTTAAAACAATGGCTACACAGCTAAGGAAGAGTAAAATCAACAGAGAAGTGAAAACCAAGTATATGAGCTCCTGCTTCCTCTTTTATGGAACTCTTTCGCTTTCCAACGTGTATACCTTACTTCCCATTTTCCAATGGAgtttaaaattttcaagaaaGAAATTATACTCTTACCTTTGTGAGCAACAGAAAATCTGATAGTAAGAAATACCCCTATCAGTTTGCAATAAAGAGTACAGAATCCCAGCCCCATTTCTCAATTTATTAACCTTTaatcctaagagcatctccaacccatgctctattcctccatttgagagtatggaactcctccaacccatcctctcaagcctcctctatttgagagaatgagattttgatcctccatatttagagGATGGGAGAAAATATGGAGCATCCTCTCTATAATACTATTCACCTTTTAAAATGGCATTGTATCCTTGTGAGCTTTTGTTTATGTCAACCTTATTCTTTCACCCTTGCACGTTTATGTCAACCTTTTAACACTGTCTACACTTCTACAACATCAACTTAATTCTACAGAACTTGTGCTTAACTTCTAGTGGAAGCCATGGGGTCTACAAAATTGGAGTAAAAAACAGGAGGAGAACTTGTTTTGCTGTGGCAGGGGTTAATTTTGGAGGGAATTTTTGGAGGGTGATTTTGGAGGGAATTGGTAGAGGttaattttggaggaaaaattttgaaggaaaaatagagggtttgtggttggagtaaataggAATATTGATtttctctaaaatcactttatgaataaaatagagtattttgatactctcaaatagagtattggattggagatgctaaCAAAGTCTATGGCATGTAATGCTCTTTCTGTAGCAATTCTCAACTGTAAAGTAGATGCCCATCACTTTAGCCCTTCTCAAAATCCCGTACTTTTCTCTTAAAGTGATAAGAGAATAAATCGGCCGTGCAAGTTTCAATGTTCTAGTTTGCAtcattcaaaactcaaaagatgAATACTTTTGAACGGTGTCAAAAAGTTCGAAAAAAAGGTTCTCGGAAgcaccttatttttttaaggtcaAAATGACACGATTTTTTCATAttaagcaaacaaaatgggacagaggTGGTATAACTTCCCTAGCTTAATTCTGAAAGAATATGCAACCGAGAATACTCTTATTCTCTACAAAGCATTTCAAAAAACTTCCCAACTACCTCAAAAATGACCTCGGATTTCATACTGCCTTTATAGTTCATAacctttttttgataacttaggtgtCCGGAACACTTtcgcacacctcaactaatcttggGGAGTCAGGGACCAATCCCACCCACCGCCAACTTGCGGGGTCTTAATTAAAGCCATAGCATAGCAAAGCTCTGTATGAATTGATCCGAAAGTAATTGATAGCACCAGGTTTTGAACCTGACAGCTTAGGAAGGAGGAAACTCGTAGGGGTTTCCTTCATTCTTTTTCCCACATTACCAACTAATTGGACAGCAAATAATAATCTCATCTCATgtcaacaaaatgaaaatgaacgaaacaagaaaagaaatactAGTAAAATTACACAACAAACCTGCAACAACTTGGAGTCGAACTTGGGAAGCCCGACATGCCCAACAGTGAGAGACCCACAGAAATTGCCCAAAAGGGCCGCATCGGGCACGGCCAATCCGTGAACAAGCCCGGCCACAAACCCGCCCAGAAAACTATCACCAGCCCCGGTCGGGTCGACCTGAACCGTCGGAAACGGCGCAATCCGGTACTCCCCGTCCTTCCAGTACACCGTGCACCCGTCCTCACCATTCGTCACCACCACACAGCACAGCCTCCTCGCCTCCTCCACGTCCAGGAACGGCGCCTCCTCCGCCGACGCCTTGAGAAACCTGATCCTCGGCAACAAGTGGTGAAACCCACTGATCGTCAATCCGATAAGGCTCACCGTTCCGTCGACCGGGTCGAACGCCCGGATCAGGCCCTGGACGTCGACGAATAGGGTATCGCAGATGTCGAGCATTCGGGCTAGGGTTTCGGGGAGGATTTCGCCGGCGACGGCGGCGGCGAGGCCGAAGTTGAATTTGGCGTTGGGGGGGAGGTCGGAGGGGAGGATGGGGTCGCAGGAGCGGACCCGTTTGAGGACCCGGTCTTGGCGGCGGGGCTCCGAGGAGAAGTGGGCGTGGAAGAGGGTGGTgggggaggagggggagagGATGGGGGGGTGGGAGACGTGGTGGGAGAAGTCGGGGCCGACTTTGGAGATGAAGGAAGTGGAGGAGGGGTCGGAGGAGAGGGGGTCGAAGACGGCGGAGATGAAGGAGGAGGCGCCGCCGAGGGTTTGGGCGATGACGGTGTTGTCTTTGAATAAGACGTCGTGGCAGTAGTTGCCGACGATTAGGGTGCGGTGGGGGTGGTGTTGGGGGTTTTTTCGCACCATGGGTGCGGTTTGAAGTgaggagagagattgagaaaatgtttggttttttggattGAGGGGCTGGTTCTGATTGTGATCAGGCAGGGGAGAGTTCTTGTTGGGGAGGCGccaagaaatgagagagagagagagagagagagagagagacgatgcAATggggagaaaacaaaacaaatcggAAAACGTTTTATATGGTCGTCACGTAATTGTTAAATAAGCACTCGTGTAAAGATAGCAGGTGACGCGCGGCAAACGGTCGgaaaacacagagagagagggagagaggggaggTAATATTGTAATTGTTGTGCCGTGGTAtggaaacctttttttttttgatccgcggtATGGAAACcttgagaataaattttttatactgtcaatgtaaatatttatttttttaaattaattatattgtgTCATGTTGTAAAATAGTAGtttcaatcaataaaatatgACGATATGAcgtaatataattgatttggataaaataaatatttacaccgacggtgtaaataatttaatctcgtAAACCTTATGTTTatggtaaataattttttgcgaAAAAATAGTAAACCAATAAATCCACCTTATTTTATATGGGTGATTTTGATCTGACACCCACgatttacatatttttcaatttaaggGTCCATATTCGATGGAAACAtcatgctcccataccacttagGAGcatggcaaaaaaatttcatttggaTTCCGAGCTAAAATTTGTGATCTAAATATTTTTGTATAGCTCAACACAAAAATATTAGGGGTGTTTTAgctaaataagtcaaatgacttattttattgtctttatttaaatttttttctgctAAAATTATGCACTCCATATATGGATTCTACACATAGAATTAGCAGCATTGACTCATTTTCTAGATGAATGAATGATTGAATGAATAAATAGACACTCCAAAAAAACTGatcaaattaaaagaatttcaATATAAGAACAACCTTTTAAATTAAGAAAATGatttctatattttcttttttaattatgacATTCAATTTCTTATCTCCCAGTGAAGCTTTTGTGCGTCTTGCAGTAATGAATTACTTCCTCACGAACATGAAATCCTGATTGCTTTGGAAATTGAACGAAGGGGGCCCCTTGAGCCAGTGGTACCTTGATGGTCATTGCATTGAACTGCGGATCGTTCATCAAAAGTGAATTTATTATTCTtctttattttagaattttta
The sequence above is a segment of the Rhododendron vialii isolate Sample 1 chromosome 13a, ASM3025357v1 genome. Coding sequences within it:
- the LOC131314313 gene encoding inositol 3-kinase translates to MVRKNPQHHPHRTLIVGNYCHDVLFKDNTVIAQTLGGASSFISAVFDPLSSDPSSTSFISKVGPDFSHHVSHPPILSPSSPTTLFHAHFSSEPRRQDRVLKRVRSCDPILPSDLPPNAKFNFGLAAAVAGEILPETLARMLDICDTLFVDVQGLIRAFDPVDGTVSLIGLTISGFHHLLPRIRFLKASAEEAPFLDVEEARRLCCVVVTNGEDGCTVYWKDGEYRIAPFPTVQVDPTGAGDSFLGGFVAGLVHGLAVPDAALLGNFCGSLTVGHVGLPKFDSKLLQRVKDEVVKRKMQYSCCLDGQDDGLKFEKPLGHDQFHASLAAAKLATACSIEECQQDLHNSPTTIEQDIHQQCTGQHKLLTTSVLEEPI